The following are encoded in a window of Chrysiogenia bacterium genomic DNA:
- a CDS encoding putative toxin-antitoxin system toxin component, PIN family — MRVVLDTGILLAALITSGTPPDLIYRAWRKKAFELITSDWQLEELRRVSRYSKLRKYLKPAEVGTLLNGLRRQATVLQVLPEVELSPDPDDNPILATAIAGIADYLVTGDKRDLLSLRKVEMVQIIAARRFADILGLSTAD; from the coding sequence GGAATCCTGCTCGCCGCGTTGATCACGTCTGGCACGCCGCCCGACTTGATCTATCGGGCCTGGCGCAAGAAAGCCTTCGAACTGATCACCTCTGACTGGCAGCTCGAAGAGCTCCGCCGGGTTTCCCGCTATTCGAAATTGCGGAAGTACCTCAAGCCTGCCGAGGTAGGCACGCTGCTGAACGGCCTGCGGCGGCAGGCAACCGTACTGCAAGTACTACCGGAGGTGGAGTTATCGCCAGACCCTGACGACAATCCCATTCTGGCCACCGCGATTGCCGGCATCGCTGACTATTTGGTGACAGGCGATAAACGCGACCTGCTGTCCTTGAGAAAGGTGGAGATGGTTCAGATCATCGCAGCGCGCAGGTTCGCCGATATCCTTGGTTTATCCACCGCCGACTGA